The Toxoplasma gondii ME49 chromosome III, whole genome shotgun sequence genome includes a window with the following:
- a CDS encoding hypothetical protein (encoded by transcript TGME49_253540) — MFTGALMRREGVHSGAAGGAEAAVSSSALQPAEAQASRKKEMQLACPDVIQKEATRVNAVAMKSRDFGDERSESPLQGPDENSPPQTQPLPPKTVTRPVFSGTAKPHAPPGRQYANQRFSSAAPKCPGPKYARESKSALCVSANVPPLCSPQFASLATKLKCKNASPNVNVLCACVDVYSTLIQTVADGASVTTEEPCSSNGSTPAIPQARASLTSGEDWEADVTALTGLQAVAKHHPNWLCGPTLSRGRESERPPAEAPAACASLCVAFIVRRTQSLRSSVARSALRTAAALVRASRLYRKVGREVAGCLHTCQCRCPCCGEDSTESPGTGSECRCCAVIGAHAAVGERRGTENVEEEFWAICNQLLPILLTKAGATDKKFLATEAEAALDVMATCIATAQSSSLLASTVDHLKTHIHSIRTMVPAASFAQKVSEKLLEAVRGSANVAGNHRARGAETSQNESSGRSTSLLASPKRPREVSGNQSLFHRELFALPTLLLPLLLAFGRAQHAEARKAARRAIEQFASGLLPHVIFLDSELQVGNSDGKTQRVLECLQTLAAAVEHGAQNKRQKVSGAQTDEASASCHDSRLEARDNLRLLLECVRSAVAAWTTALEGKSTLLMSPRMPLYKRLTVTNPPEKRKSSEAQAEFVIAPRVSLRGDRMATTVSGRPESSSTGREQGAGRIEEPASGALPVGPDSYEKANERRETAASKEKGFVRCTIAPSSLCHRKTASSEVETEDFGSSS; from the exons ATGTTCACCGGAGCCTTGATGCGTAGAGAGGGCGTACACAGTGGCGCTGCAGGGGGCGCAGAGGCGGcggtgtcttcttctgctctaCAGCCCGCGGAAGCTCAAgccagcagaaagaaagagatgcAGCTTGCCTGTCCCGACGTTAtccagaaggaagcgacgcgCGTCAACGCCGTCGCTATGAAGAGTCGAGACTTCGGAGACGAGCGAAGCGAGAGTCCGTTGCAAGGGCCGGACGAGAACAGCCCTCCGCAGACGCAGCCTCTACCCCCCAAAACCGTTACTCGGCCGGTCTTCTCCGGCACTGCCAAGCCGCATGCACCTCCCGGGCGCCAATATGCAAATCAGCGGTTTTCCTCGGCCGCACCGAAGTGTCCTGGACCCAAGTACGCGCGTGAGTCGAAGAGCGCCTTGTGCGTGTCGGCGAACGTGCCTCCGCTCTGCAGTCCGCAGTTCGCGTCCTTGGCTACGAAACTGAAGTGTAAGAACGCCTCGCCTAACGTGAATGTGctctgcgcatgcgtggACGTCTACAGCACCCTGATACAGACCGTCGCTGACGGCGCCTCCGTGACTACGGAGGAACCGTGCTCCAGCAACGGCTCGACGCCGGCAATCCCCcaggcgcgcgcgtctctcacGAGCGGCGAGGACTGGGAGGCAGACGTCACAGCGTTGACTGGGCTGCAGGCTGTTGCGAAACACCACCCAAATTGGCTGTGTGGGCCCACCTTGTCGCGGggacgagagagcgagaggccgCCGGCGGAAGCCCCGGCCGCGTGCGCctcgctctgcgtcgccttcatcGTTCGCCGGACGCAAAGTCTGCGCAGCTCCGTCGCGCGAAGTGCACTCCGCACTGCGGCGGCCCTTGTTCGAGCTTCGCGGCTTTACCGGAAGGTCGGTCGCGAAGTCGCGGGGTGTTTGCACACTTGTCAATGCAGGTGTCCGTGCTGCGGCGAAGATTCGACAGAATCCCCCGGTACTGGCTCCGAGTGCCGCTGCTGCGCGGTGAtcggagcgcatgcagccgtaGGTGAACGCCGTGGAACCGAAAACGTAGAAGAGGAGTTTTGGGCAATCTGCAACCAGCTCCTCCCCATTTTGTTGACCAAGGCGGGCGCTACCGACAAGAAATTCTTGGCCACGGAAGCCGAAGCTGCCCTGGACGTCATGGCCACATGCATCG CCACAGCCCAGTCTTCGTCACTCCTCGCTTCCACAGTTGACCATCTGAAAACGCACATCCACAGCATCCGAACGATGGTGCCTGCGGCGAGCTTCGCCCAGAAGGTCTCAGAGAAGCTGCTCGAGGCGGTTCGCGGGTCTGCCAACGTTGCCGGAAATCATCGAGCTCGTGGAGCTGAAACCTCTCAAAACGAGAGCAGTGGCCGAAGCACGTCTCTCTTGGCGTCTCCGAAAAGACCGCGAGAAGTCTCTGGAAACCAGTCGCTCTTTCACAGAGAATTATTTGCCCTTCCCACCTTGCTTCTGCCGCTGCTCCTCGCGTTTGGCCGGGCGCAGCACGCGGAAGCCAGGAAAGCTGCACGGCGTGCGATCGAACAGTTCGCCAGCGGTCTGTTGCCTCACGTCATCTTCCTCGACAGCGAACTGCAGGTGGGAAATTCAGATGGAAAGACTCAGAGAGTTCTCGAGTGTCTACAAACCTTGGCAGCAGCTGTGGAGCACGGCGCACAAAACAAACGGCAGAAAGTTAGCGGCgcgcagacagacgaagcgagCGCGAGTTGTCACGATTCCCGGCTCGAAGCTAGAGACAatctgcgtctgctgcttgAATGTGTCCGGTCGGCCGTCGCAGCTTGGACAACAGCACTGGAGGGGAAATCCACGCTCCTGATGTCGCCCCGGATGCCGCTGTACAAGAGGCTGACTGTGACGAACCCGCCTGAAAAACGCAAGTCGTCGGAGGCGCAGGCAGAGTTTGTGATCGCGCCTAGAGTGTCTCTGCGGGGGGACAGGATGGCAACTACAGTTTCTGGAAGACCAGAAAGTTCGAGCACCGGCAGAGAGCAGGGCGCAGGTAGAATCGAAGAGCCAGCTTCAGGAGCGCTGCCGGTGGGCCCAGATTCTTACGAGAAAGCCAACGAGCGACGCGAAACTGCTGCATCCAAGGAAAAGGGGTTTGTGCGGTGTACAATTGCCCCCTCCAGTTTGTGTCATCGTAAAACCGCGTCTTCTGAGGTGGAGACGGAAGACTTCGGGTCGTCTTCATAG